In Nitrospirota bacterium, one DNA window encodes the following:
- a CDS encoding PTS sugar transporter subunit IIA gives MNLTVKDMAALLNVSEKTIYRMISNDTIPCFRVSSQWRFDKNEIASWLEDNRSFSKKVKMDAPSIEDEEIISIAEFIQRGGIYYDIPAGSKQSVILNCLEHIQTRIQDMDTGKLLSLIMERENLCSTAVGHGVALPHPKTFVSFGEDSYIALCHLQNPIPFEALDHEDVNTLFFIFPKSERRFLRIQSVLLRLLKDEEVLSMVKQVSPYDKTISVLFNKEAEIFKSPLV, from the coding sequence ATGAACCTGACAGTAAAAGATATGGCAGCACTTTTAAATGTTTCCGAAAAAACCATCTACCGGATGATCAGTAACGATACAATCCCGTGTTTCCGGGTAAGCAGCCAGTGGCGGTTCGATAAAAATGAGATAGCCTCATGGCTTGAAGATAACAGGTCATTTTCTAAGAAAGTTAAAATGGATGCCCCCTCTATCGAGGATGAGGAGATAATCTCGATAGCTGAGTTCATACAAAGAGGCGGTATTTATTACGATATACCGGCTGGGTCAAAACAATCTGTAATTCTAAATTGTCTTGAACACATCCAGACAAGGATTCAAGACATGGACACGGGAAAGCTCCTCAGTCTTATAATGGAAAGAGAGAACCTATGTTCAACTGCCGTTGGACATGGTGTAGCTTTGCCCCATCCAAAAACATTTGTGTCCTTTGGCGAGGATTCCTATATAGCTCTTTGCCATTTGCAAAATCCGATACCTTTTGAAGCTTTAGACCACGAAGATGTGAATACCCTGTTTTTCATATTCCCTAAAAGTGAACGCAGGTTTTTAAGAATACAGTCAGTTTTACTCAGGCTTCTAAAAGATGAAGAGGTGTTATCCATGGTTAAGCAGGTTTCACCTTATGATAAAACCATCAGCGTTTTGTTTAACAAAGAGGCTGAGATATTCAAAAGTCCGCTTGTATGA